The genomic interval GAGCCGTTTTTCAGCCTTGTTGCGCGGTCCGCTCCGAAAGACTCGGGCGGACCGCCGGGTTGATAACTTTAGTTTACATAATACTTCTTATCAGACGTAACGCGGAACCCATAAGAACACCCCAATGCTCTACCAGGAGGTCCTCCTTTCACGTGTCTCTCGAACACATCACCATCGTCCTGCATAAACCGCACTATCCGGAAAACATCGGCGCAGCGGCGCGAGCCGCCATGAACATGGGCATTCATTGTCTGCGCGTCGTGGCGCCCGAAAATTGGGACCTCGGACGGGCCCTCAAACTCTCCACTCACGTCGCCGCCGATCTGATCAAGAATCTGGAGACCTACGATACGCTGTCCGAAGCGCTCCGGCCTTTCACCTACATCGTGGGCACCACCTCCCGCATCGGACGAAAACGTCCCGTTACCTCGACTCCCCGCGCCACGGCCGCCAGATTGGTCGAAATCGCACCCGAAAACCGGATCGCTTTACTTTTCGGACCCGAAGATCGCGGTCTCAGTAACGATGATTTGAAGTTCTGCCATGAAGTGGTCCTCGTGCCCACGGCCGACTTCCACTCGTTGAACGTGGCGCAGGCCGTGCTGATTCTGGCTTACGAATGCTTTCTTGCATTTAACGAGAAATCGCCGAAACCCGAGCCCAAACGAAAGCCCCTGGCCACCGCCGCAGACCTGGAACGCATGTACGCGCGTCTCGAGCATACGCTCGCCCGAATCGACTTCATCGACCCCCGGAATCCGGAATACTGGATGCAAAAACTAAGGCGGAGCCTTGGCCGTTTTCCATTGACGCGTCAGGATGCGGATCTGATACTGGGGCTCTGCAGGCAAATCGATTGGGCCCAGGAAGCTAAACAAAATATAAGCAATAATAATGAACTGTTATGATAATAAATTAGAGTCATTAATCATATAATACGCGAAAGCTGCAATGCCTACGAAATGAACCGATCGCCTCGAATAACATTCTTAGGTACCGGAGGAGCCTGGGGAGTTCCCGAGTTCGGATGCACGTGCAGGATCTGCATGGGTATGCTTGAGAAAAGCGAGCGTAGAATGAGAACTGCCCTCTTTTGGGAAGGCAACGAACGGATCCTGATCGACTGCGGCCCCGATATCCATCAGCAGATGAGGGAATACCGCCTTAGAAGGCCCGACGCCGTTCTGATCACCCACGAGCACAGCGACCACTATATCGGTCTGGACGAGTTGGTATCGTTCCGGCGTTGTCTCCCAAAAGACGACTATCAACCAATCCCGCTATACGCCACGGAGAAAGCGTTCGAAACGATTGAACTCCGCTTCGGATACCTCATGCCGAGCGTGTTCGAAAAGCGCGTCGCGATTCCCGGAGAGCCCTTGAACGGTCTGAACACACTGGTGATCCCGTTCAAAACGTACCACGGTGACGTGGCCGGAGGTTCCGTGGGATACGCCTTGGAAGATTTCGGGTCCAGGCTATGTTATACATCGGATTTCAGCGCCTTGCCGGAGGAGCCGTCCGTATTGTTCCGACCGGACGTGTTGGTCATACAGGCCTACTGGCTGAACGAGCCCGCGTTCAATCGCCCGAACCATATGAGTTTCCAGAACGCCTTGGCCTATATCAGGCGATGGGCGCCGAAAAGCGCCTACCTGACGCACATTGGAGATCAGGACCAGGTACCTGGCGACCCGGCAAACCGATTCCTCAAGAAGACCCCTCCAAAGGAGCCGCTTCGCCACCCGACGTCGGGCCGGATCTATCCGATACCGCTGTGCCAGGAAGAATGGGAGAGGATTGTTTCTGAAATCTGCAGGGACCGCCAAATTCAAACCGAGATTCACGTTGCCTACGATGGACTCACCGTAGAAGTGGCGAAGCCATCGTAAAGCAAAACAGGAGTCAGCCATGCGCATGGATATTCCCGGCGCCGGAAATCTCGTCCTGGACTATCTGGTCCTCGATTTCACGGGTACCTTATCCATCAGTGGGTATCTTATCCCGGGCGTTGCGGAACGGCTCAAAGACCTGTCGAACCAGTTGAAGATCAACGTACTGACCGCGGATACCTTCGGAAAAGTCCGACAGGCCCTGGACGGCTTGCCGGTGAAACTCACCATCATGGACCGGGCGCCTGAAGACAGGTTCAAAGAAGCCTTTGTCGAGAGTTTGGGCGCGGACAGAGTGGCGGCCATGGGAAACGGCAACAACGACCGGCTCATGTTGAAAAAAGCGGCTCTCGGCGTGGCGGTGATCGAAGGTGAAGGGTGTTCCGTACAGACCCTTGTGAACGCGGATCTCGTGGTAAACAGCATTCTGGATGGCCTCGACTTGCTCCGCGAACCGCTGCGCATCAGAGCCGGGCTGCGGTTCTGAAGGCGGGTCGGGTATCCCGGGCTCACCCGGAAGACGACGCATAAACGACTTCAGCGCGTTTTCATCGTGCGCCTGTGGTCGGATGACCGGCCCGGTCTATTCGGAAATGGCTTTTTTCCGGGGAGTATCCCGAATGAAGGTAACGTCGTCGTCTTTCGATGCCCTGCCCTCCTGATCCAAACGGCGTTCGAGTCCCTCGACCTTTTGTTCCAGCCGGTTCAGTCGTTCCGTCAATTGGCTGCGGGACTCGGGCTTGTTTTTCTCTCCGGAGGATCCGGATGCGGCTTCTTCCAGGTTAAGACGGTCCGAGATCTCAGTCATTCTCTGTTCCAGTTGAGACACCGCGACTGAAAGGCGACTGTCCGCGACCATATCCGGAGCCGCCACTGCCCGAATCATGAAGGCAAGGCCAATGACAATGACCATCAACAGCAAGAGCTCGAGGGCGGAAAGCCTGAATTTACGGTCGGGAACATGGTTGCTCTCTTTAGGCACGCTCAGCTTCCTCTAACTTTAATGTTTGCAAACGGTTACAGATGGAAAAAAATGTGCGGCGCCCGTCACGAAATTTTTGGGGTTCGATACGCCTCAGGCATTCCTTCTTCCCATTACCGTCGAAGGAATCAGGTCTCGATATAGGATCGAGCGTATTTGCGCACGTGATGCCCGTCCAGTACGTGAAACGTCCGCATCCGTTTGAGTGTTTGGGGTGAAAACATACCGATGGGCAAGTAGACAATCTTCCGTCCCAATCGTTCCGCCATGGTGCGCAGGCGGGAAACCGGAGGAGCAGCGGCCACGTACACCACGTTTCGTTCCAGGCTGTAGTCCAATGCGGCCATCAGCAGACGTTCCGATTTCGTGCGGCACCATTCGAAGAAGGGGTCCTGCCAGATGTCATATACCCTCATGGGCGGGTACGTCAGCATGAACCCCCCGTGTACGCACTTGGAAATTCCGGGGCCCACCAGCTGTTCCCCGACATGGGTTGCGTAGAAAGCCATGTCGGATTCCTGATCGTGCTCCCCCAGCCAGGTTAGCTTCCACGGGAAGGCCTCCTGCTCGGCATCCGCGTCCTCGTCGAAAATGATGACGACCGAGCCGATTTTGCCCTTCATCGGCAGTTGCTCACTTACGTAAATGGAACCGTCCGAGACCCAATTTCGGATTGTTTCGCGGACGTCTATTCCATCCAGTAAAGAGGCGCAAAACGGCGCCACCCTCTTCTGTTCTTCAGAAAGTACGTATACGGCCCGCTTTTTGACGTAGTCCCCAAATCCCTCGACGGCAATATCTTCGGGAGGATATGAACAGATATGCTTTCCTGTCCATTCGTCCTTCCACTTCTTCGCGTTAAGTCCTCGATCCTGACGACGTCCCGGGACAGGAAGCAGCCGTCTTCTGAATGCACGTATCCGCCTGTGGAAGCGAACCAGCTTCCGATCGACGAAGAGATCCTCGCCGGAAACCCGAATCACCGGAATGGATGGGCTCTCCTCACGGTACGGGTAATCGGCTCCGATTTCCCATAATTCAAAGGCGAAGTTGTCGTTGACGGCGCCTCTTGCCCCTATGATCAACTGGTAAAAGTCCGGGACGAGGCGGCCCTGCACCCAGGCATAGTTGCGCGCGAATTGGAACAATACGCGTTTCTGGTACGCCGTGATCTCTTCCTTGTCGTTCTTGAAATACGCGTCCGACGCGGCATCGACCAGTTCGCGGTAGAGACGCAAGCGGTCGGGGCTCCCTGCAGTCACCAAGCCGCCTTTTTGACGTTCCTCCTCATATCGCCCCGCCAGAAACGGCATTTCGCTTAGGACCTCCCGGCTGGACTGTGGATCGAGGGCTCCCAGGGAAGCCTGCCGGGTTTGAATGCGCTCCAGCGGACGCGCCTGGGCGCGGTCGAGGCCCCGAAGCAAGGCGGCATAGTGGCTCAAACCAAACACACAGGCTACTCGTTTATGCCTCTCTGCGAGATGCTGCAAGTGGAAGCACATGCCTGCTTCCCTGCGCGCATCCGTCATCGAGGATTCGGCCTCCGGCCATCCCCGAAGAACCCTCTCGATGTAGGCGTCGTATCCGACGCGGGCGAGAGCGTAGCTGTCGGGCATGGGTTCGCGCATCCTCGGATATCCTTCAACGTCCACGTCTATGCAATAGATCGGCAGGGAGTGCTCTATACCGAAACGAACCGCTTCAAAAAGCGGATCTTGAGGCTCCGCCAACAGATACACGAACGCCCCGTTCTTCTCCTGGTAGTGAATTACGGAAAGAAGAGGCAAACGAGCCGCTGCGCGCAGGATCGGTTCCCTGATGGTGCCGGGAAATTCCACGGCGATGGCGTCTGGATTCATCGAACACAAACGACGATGGACTTCGGCTCCGAACTCAAGACGACCGTGGAGAACTGGAAGCAGGGTGAGAGCTTCCAATTGGGAGTTCGAGTTCTTCATAGGAGAATCGCCGCTCCATGAAGGTAATCCAGGGCGTCGTCGCCCAGAATCATCCGAACCGCCAGATCGAGAACCTTGAGGATTTCCTTATGCGACGGATTCTTGTGTTCCCCCAACAGCTTCAGCGCATAGCGACCCAGGTTGATCCCGTCCCTCACGGTATAGCGCTCGCCGGCTGCATGAGCCAACTTCAGAAATTCGACTATGTATTCGAGAATCGCCTCGTTGGAGAACGGCAGATTTCG from Deltaproteobacteria bacterium carries:
- a CDS encoding RNA methyltransferase, producing MSLEHITIVLHKPHYPENIGAAARAAMNMGIHCLRVVAPENWDLGRALKLSTHVAADLIKNLETYDTLSEALRPFTYIVGTTSRIGRKRPVTSTPRATAARLVEIAPENRIALLFGPEDRGLSNDDLKFCHEVVLVPTADFHSLNVAQAVLILAYECFLAFNEKSPKPEPKRKPLATAADLERMYARLEHTLARIDFIDPRNPEYWMQKLRRSLGRFPLTRQDADLILGLCRQIDWAQEAKQNISNNNELL
- a CDS encoding MBL fold metallo-hydrolase; protein product: MRTALFWEGNERILIDCGPDIHQQMREYRLRRPDAVLITHEHSDHYIGLDELVSFRRCLPKDDYQPIPLYATEKAFETIELRFGYLMPSVFEKRVAIPGEPLNGLNTLVIPFKTYHGDVAGGSVGYALEDFGSRLCYTSDFSALPEEPSVLFRPDVLVIQAYWLNEPAFNRPNHMSFQNALAYIRRWAPKSAYLTHIGDQDQVPGDPANRFLKKTPPKEPLRHPTSGRIYPIPLCQEEWERIVSEICRDRQIQTEIHVAYDGLTVEVAKPS
- a CDS encoding ATPase P, which translates into the protein MRMDIPGAGNLVLDYLVLDFTGTLSISGYLIPGVAERLKDLSNQLKINVLTADTFGKVRQALDGLPVKLTIMDRAPEDRFKEAFVESLGADRVAAMGNGNNDRLMLKKAALGVAVIEGEGCSVQTLVNADLVVNSILDGLDLLREPLRIRAGLRF